The following are encoded in a window of Strigops habroptila isolate Jane chromosome 9, bStrHab1.2.pri, whole genome shotgun sequence genomic DNA:
- the TPM1 gene encoding tropomyosin alpha-1 chain isoform X11: MDAIKKKMQMLKLDKENALDRAEQAEADKKAAEERSKQLEDDIVQLEKQLHVTEDARDQVLEELHKSEDSLLSAEEKAAKAESDVASLNRRIQLVEEELDRAQERLATALQKLEEAEKAADESERGMKVIENRAQKDEEKMEIQEIQLKEAKHIAEEADRKYEEVARKLVIIESDLERAEERAELSESKCAELEEELKTVTNNLKSLEAQAEKYSQKEDKYEEEIKVLTDKLKEAETRAEFAERSVTKLEKSIDDLEDELYAQKLKYKAISEELDHALNDMTSM; the protein is encoded by the exons ATGGATGCCATCAAGAAGAAGATGCAGATGCTGAAGCTGGACAAGGAGAACGCCTTGGACAGAGCCGAGCAAGCCGAAGCGGACAAGAAGGCAGCTGAGGAGAGAAGCAAGCAG TTAGAGGATGACATTGTGCAATTGGAAAAGCAATTGCATGTGACGGAGGATGCAAGGGACCAAGTGCTGGAAGAGCTACACAAGTCAGAGGATAGTCTCCTCTCCGCAGAGGAGAAAGCTGCCAAG GCTGAGAGCGATGTAGCTTCTCTGAACAGACGCATCCAGCTGGTTGAGGAAGAGTTGGATCGGGCTCAGGAGCGCTTGGCTACTGCCctgcagaagctggaggaggCTGAGAAGGCTGCAGATGAGAGTGAAAG AGGAATGAAGGTCATTGAAAATAGAGCCCAGAAGGATGAAGAGAAGATGGAAATCCAAGAGATCCAGCTTAAAGAAGCTAAGCACATTGCTGAAGAGGCTGACCGCAAGTATGAAGAG GTGGCTCGTAAGCTTGTGATCATTGAGAGTGACCTGGAGCGGGCTGAGGAGCGTGCTGAACTATCAGAAAG CAAATGTGCTGAGCTTGAAGAGGAGTTGAAAACTGTGACCAACAACCTGAAGTCGCTGGAGGCTCAGGCTGAGAAG TACTCgcagaaagaagacaaatatGAGGAGGAGATTAAAGTCCTGACTGACAAACTGAAGGAG GCTGAGACCCGTGCTGAGTTTGCTGAGAGGTCAGTAACCAAGCTGGAGAAGAGCATTGATGACCTAGAAG ATGAGCTATATGCTCAGAAACTGAAGTACAAAGCCATCAGTGAGGAGCTGGACCACGCTCTCAACGATATGACTTCCATGTAA
- the TPM1 gene encoding tropomyosin alpha-1 chain isoform X9 has product MDAIKKKMQMLKLDKENALDRAEQAEADKKAAEERSKQLEDDIVQLEKQLHVTEDARDQVLEELHKSEDSLLSAEEKAAKAESDVASLNRRIQLVEEELDRAQERLATALQKLEEAEKAADESERGMKVIENRAQKDEEKMEIQEIQLKEAKHIAEEADRKYEEVARKLVIIESDLERAEERAELSESQVRQLEEQLRIMDQTLKALMAAEDKYSQKEDKYEEEIKVLTDKLKEAETRAEFAERSVTKLEKSIDDLEEKVAHAKEENLSMHQMLDQTLLELNNM; this is encoded by the exons ATGGATGCCATCAAGAAGAAGATGCAGATGCTGAAGCTGGACAAGGAGAACGCCTTGGACAGAGCCGAGCAAGCCGAAGCGGACAAGAAGGCAGCTGAGGAGAGAAGCAAGCAG TTAGAGGATGACATTGTGCAATTGGAAAAGCAATTGCATGTGACGGAGGATGCAAGGGACCAAGTGCTGGAAGAGCTACACAAGTCAGAGGATAGTCTCCTCTCCGCAGAGGAGAAAGCTGCCAAG GCTGAGAGCGATGTAGCTTCTCTGAACAGACGCATCCAGCTGGTTGAGGAAGAGTTGGATCGGGCTCAGGAGCGCTTGGCTACTGCCctgcagaagctggaggaggCTGAGAAGGCTGCAGATGAGAGTGAAAG AGGAATGAAGGTCATTGAAAATAGAGCCCAGAAGGATGAAGAGAAGATGGAAATCCAAGAGATCCAGCTTAAAGAAGCTAAGCACATTGCTGAAGAGGCTGACCGCAAGTATGAAGAG GTGGCTCGTAAGCTTGTGATCATTGAGAGTGACCTGGAGCGGGCTGAGGAGCGTGCTGAACTATCAGAAAG CCAAGTCCGACAGCTGGAAGAACAGTTAAGAATAATGGATCAAACCTTGAAAGCATTAATGGCTGCAGAGGATAAG TACTCgcagaaagaagacaaatatGAGGAGGAGATTAAAGTCCTGACTGACAAACTGAAGGAG GCTGAGACCCGTGCTGAGTTTGCTGAGAGGTCAGTAACCAAGCTGGAGAAGAGCATTGATGACCTAGAAG
- the TPM1 gene encoding tropomyosin alpha-1 chain isoform X4: MDAIKKKMQMLKLDKENALDRAEQAEADKKAAEERSKQLEDDIVQLEKQLHVTEDARDQVLEELHKSEDSLLSAEEKAAKAESDVASLNRRIQLVEEELDRAQERLATALQKLEEAEKAADESERGMKVIENRAQKDEEKMEIQEIQLKEAKHIAEEADRKYEEVARKLVIIESDLERAEERAELSESQVRQLEEQLRIMDQTLKALMAAEDKYSQKEDKYEEEIKVLTDKLKEAETRAEFAERSVTKLEKSIDDLEDNFLCFTSAKTSSSGWIKHLSKLWMFHGFIVLSSSLVDSISLAPVSEHALFVLCCTETLHLSM, encoded by the exons ATGGATGCCATCAAGAAGAAGATGCAGATGCTGAAGCTGGACAAGGAGAACGCCTTGGACAGAGCCGAGCAAGCCGAAGCGGACAAGAAGGCAGCTGAGGAGAGAAGCAAGCAG TTAGAGGATGACATTGTGCAATTGGAAAAGCAATTGCATGTGACGGAGGATGCAAGGGACCAAGTGCTGGAAGAGCTACACAAGTCAGAGGATAGTCTCCTCTCCGCAGAGGAGAAAGCTGCCAAG GCTGAGAGCGATGTAGCTTCTCTGAACAGACGCATCCAGCTGGTTGAGGAAGAGTTGGATCGGGCTCAGGAGCGCTTGGCTACTGCCctgcagaagctggaggaggCTGAGAAGGCTGCAGATGAGAGTGAAAG AGGAATGAAGGTCATTGAAAATAGAGCCCAGAAGGATGAAGAGAAGATGGAAATCCAAGAGATCCAGCTTAAAGAAGCTAAGCACATTGCTGAAGAGGCTGACCGCAAGTATGAAGAG GTGGCTCGTAAGCTTGTGATCATTGAGAGTGACCTGGAGCGGGCTGAGGAGCGTGCTGAACTATCAGAAAG CCAAGTCCGACAGCTGGAAGAACAGTTAAGAATAATGGATCAAACCTTGAAAGCATTAATGGCTGCAGAGGATAAG TACTCgcagaaagaagacaaatatGAGGAGGAGATTAAAGTCCTGACTGACAAACTGAAGGAG GCTGAGACCCGTGCTGAGTTTGCTGAGAGGTCAGTAACCAAGCTGGAGAAGAGCATTGATGACCTAGAAG ataattttctttgcttcacttCTGCAAAGACATCTTCATCGGGTTGGATAAAACATCTTTCCAAGCTTTGGATGTTTCATGGGTTCATTGTCCTGTCTTCTAGCTTAGTTGACTCTATTTCTCTAGCACCTGTCTCAGAACATGCTCTGTTTGTGCTCTGCTGTACAGAAACTCTACATCTCtcaatgtaa
- the TPM1 gene encoding tropomyosin alpha-1 chain isoform X10, translated as MDAIKKKMQMLKLDKENALDRAEQAEADKKAAEERSKQLEDELLALQKKLKGTEDELDKYSESLKDAQEKLELADKKATDAESDVASLNRRIQLVEEELDRAQERLATALQKLEEAEKAADESERGMKVIENRAQKDEEKMEIQEIQLKEAKHIAEEADRKYEEVARKLVIIESDLERAEERAELSESKCAELEEELKTVTNNLKSLEAQAEKYSQKEDKYEEEIKVLTDKLKEAETRAEFAERSVTKLEKSIDDLEDELYAQKLKYKAISEELDHALNDMTSI; from the exons ATGGATGCCATCAAGAAGAAGATGCAGATGCTGAAGCTGGACAAGGAGAACGCCTTGGACAGAGCCGAGCAAGCCGAAGCGGACAAGAAGGCAGCTGAGGAGAGAAGCAAGCAG CTGGAGGACGAGCTGTTGGCTCTACAAAAGAAGCTGAAGGGCACTGAGGATGAGCTGGACAAATACTCCGAGTCCCTTAAAGATGCACAGGAAAAGTTGGAACTGGCTGACAAAAAGGCCACAGAT GCTGAGAGCGATGTAGCTTCTCTGAACAGACGCATCCAGCTGGTTGAGGAAGAGTTGGATCGGGCTCAGGAGCGCTTGGCTACTGCCctgcagaagctggaggaggCTGAGAAGGCTGCAGATGAGAGTGAAAG AGGAATGAAGGTCATTGAAAATAGAGCCCAGAAGGATGAAGAGAAGATGGAAATCCAAGAGATCCAGCTTAAAGAAGCTAAGCACATTGCTGAAGAGGCTGACCGCAAGTATGAAGAG GTGGCTCGTAAGCTTGTGATCATTGAGAGTGACCTGGAGCGGGCTGAGGAGCGTGCTGAACTATCAGAAAG CAAATGTGCTGAGCTTGAAGAGGAGTTGAAAACTGTGACCAACAACCTGAAGTCGCTGGAGGCTCAGGCTGAGAAG TACTCgcagaaagaagacaaatatGAGGAGGAGATTAAAGTCCTGACTGACAAACTGAAGGAG GCTGAGACCCGTGCTGAGTTTGCTGAGAGGTCAGTAACCAAGCTGGAGAAGAGCATTGATGACCTAGAAG ATGAGCTATATGCTCAGAAACTGAAGTACAAAGCCATCAGTGAGGAGCTGGACCACGCTCTCAACGATATGACTTCCAT ataa
- the TPM1 gene encoding tropomyosin alpha-1 chain isoform X5, with product MDAIKKKMQMLKLDKENALDRAEQAEADKKAAEERSKQLEDELLALQKKLKGTEDELDKYSESLKDAQEKLELADKKATDAESDVASLNRRIQLVEEELDRAQERLATALQKLEEAEKAADESERGMKVIENRAQKDEEKMEIQEIQLKEAKHIAEEADRKYEEVARKLVIIESDLERAEERAELSESKCAELEEELKTVTNNLKSLEAQAEKYSQKEDKYEEEIKVLTDKLKEAETRAEFAERSVTKLEKSIDDLEEKVAHAKEENLSMHQMLDQTLLELNNM from the exons ATGGATGCCATCAAGAAGAAGATGCAGATGCTGAAGCTGGACAAGGAGAACGCCTTGGACAGAGCCGAGCAAGCCGAAGCGGACAAGAAGGCAGCTGAGGAGAGAAGCAAGCAG CTGGAGGACGAGCTGTTGGCTCTACAAAAGAAGCTGAAGGGCACTGAGGATGAGCTGGACAAATACTCCGAGTCCCTTAAAGATGCACAGGAAAAGTTGGAACTGGCTGACAAAAAGGCCACAGAT GCTGAGAGCGATGTAGCTTCTCTGAACAGACGCATCCAGCTGGTTGAGGAAGAGTTGGATCGGGCTCAGGAGCGCTTGGCTACTGCCctgcagaagctggaggaggCTGAGAAGGCTGCAGATGAGAGTGAAAG AGGAATGAAGGTCATTGAAAATAGAGCCCAGAAGGATGAAGAGAAGATGGAAATCCAAGAGATCCAGCTTAAAGAAGCTAAGCACATTGCTGAAGAGGCTGACCGCAAGTATGAAGAG GTGGCTCGTAAGCTTGTGATCATTGAGAGTGACCTGGAGCGGGCTGAGGAGCGTGCTGAACTATCAGAAAG CAAATGTGCTGAGCTTGAAGAGGAGTTGAAAACTGTGACCAACAACCTGAAGTCGCTGGAGGCTCAGGCTGAGAAG TACTCgcagaaagaagacaaatatGAGGAGGAGATTAAAGTCCTGACTGACAAACTGAAGGAG GCTGAGACCCGTGCTGAGTTTGCTGAGAGGTCAGTAACCAAGCTGGAGAAGAGCATTGATGACCTAGAAG
- the TPM1 gene encoding tropomyosin alpha-1 chain isoform X3, whose product MDAIKKKMQMLKLDKENALDRAEQAEADKKAAEERSKQLEDELLALQKKLKGTEDELDKYSESLKDAQEKLELADKKATDAESDVASLNRRIQLVEEELDRAQERLATALQKLEEAEKAADESERGMKVIENRAQKDEEKMEIQEIQLKEAKHIAEEADRKYEEVARKLVIIESDLERAEERAELSESQVRQLEEQLRIMDQTLKALMAAEDKYSQKEDKYEEEIKVLTDKLKEAETRAEFAERSVTKLEKSIDDLEDNFLCFTSAKTSSSGWIKHLSKLWMFHGFIVLSSSLVDSISLAPVSEHALFVLCCTETLHLSM is encoded by the exons ATGGATGCCATCAAGAAGAAGATGCAGATGCTGAAGCTGGACAAGGAGAACGCCTTGGACAGAGCCGAGCAAGCCGAAGCGGACAAGAAGGCAGCTGAGGAGAGAAGCAAGCAG CTGGAGGACGAGCTGTTGGCTCTACAAAAGAAGCTGAAGGGCACTGAGGATGAGCTGGACAAATACTCCGAGTCCCTTAAAGATGCACAGGAAAAGTTGGAACTGGCTGACAAAAAGGCCACAGAT GCTGAGAGCGATGTAGCTTCTCTGAACAGACGCATCCAGCTGGTTGAGGAAGAGTTGGATCGGGCTCAGGAGCGCTTGGCTACTGCCctgcagaagctggaggaggCTGAGAAGGCTGCAGATGAGAGTGAAAG AGGAATGAAGGTCATTGAAAATAGAGCCCAGAAGGATGAAGAGAAGATGGAAATCCAAGAGATCCAGCTTAAAGAAGCTAAGCACATTGCTGAAGAGGCTGACCGCAAGTATGAAGAG GTGGCTCGTAAGCTTGTGATCATTGAGAGTGACCTGGAGCGGGCTGAGGAGCGTGCTGAACTATCAGAAAG CCAAGTCCGACAGCTGGAAGAACAGTTAAGAATAATGGATCAAACCTTGAAAGCATTAATGGCTGCAGAGGATAAG TACTCgcagaaagaagacaaatatGAGGAGGAGATTAAAGTCCTGACTGACAAACTGAAGGAG GCTGAGACCCGTGCTGAGTTTGCTGAGAGGTCAGTAACCAAGCTGGAGAAGAGCATTGATGACCTAGAAG ataattttctttgcttcacttCTGCAAAGACATCTTCATCGGGTTGGATAAAACATCTTTCCAAGCTTTGGATGTTTCATGGGTTCATTGTCCTGTCTTCTAGCTTAGTTGACTCTATTTCTCTAGCACCTGTCTCAGAACATGCTCTGTTTGTGCTCTGCTGTACAGAAACTCTACATCTCtcaatgtaa
- the TPM1 gene encoding tropomyosin alpha-1 chain isoform X15, protein MDAIKKKMQMLKLDKENALDRAEQAEADKKAAEERSKQLEDELLALQKKLKGTEDELDKYSESLKDAQEKLELADKKATDAESDVASLNRRIQLVEEELDRAQERLATALQKLEEAEKAADESERGMKVIENRAQKDEEKMEIQEIQLKEAKHIAEEADRKYEEVARKLVIIESDLERAEERAELSESKCAELEEELKTVTNNLKSLEAQAEKYSQKEDKYEEEIKVLTDKLKEAETRAEFAERSVTKLEKSIDDLEDQLYQQLEQNSRLTNELKLALNED, encoded by the exons ATGGATGCCATCAAGAAGAAGATGCAGATGCTGAAGCTGGACAAGGAGAACGCCTTGGACAGAGCCGAGCAAGCCGAAGCGGACAAGAAGGCAGCTGAGGAGAGAAGCAAGCAG CTGGAGGACGAGCTGTTGGCTCTACAAAAGAAGCTGAAGGGCACTGAGGATGAGCTGGACAAATACTCCGAGTCCCTTAAAGATGCACAGGAAAAGTTGGAACTGGCTGACAAAAAGGCCACAGAT GCTGAGAGCGATGTAGCTTCTCTGAACAGACGCATCCAGCTGGTTGAGGAAGAGTTGGATCGGGCTCAGGAGCGCTTGGCTACTGCCctgcagaagctggaggaggCTGAGAAGGCTGCAGATGAGAGTGAAAG AGGAATGAAGGTCATTGAAAATAGAGCCCAGAAGGATGAAGAGAAGATGGAAATCCAAGAGATCCAGCTTAAAGAAGCTAAGCACATTGCTGAAGAGGCTGACCGCAAGTATGAAGAG GTGGCTCGTAAGCTTGTGATCATTGAGAGTGACCTGGAGCGGGCTGAGGAGCGTGCTGAACTATCAGAAAG CAAATGTGCTGAGCTTGAAGAGGAGTTGAAAACTGTGACCAACAACCTGAAGTCGCTGGAGGCTCAGGCTGAGAAG TACTCgcagaaagaagacaaatatGAGGAGGAGATTAAAGTCCTGACTGACAAACTGAAGGAG GCTGAGACCCGTGCTGAGTTTGCTGAGAGGTCAGTAACCAAGCTGGAGAAGAGCATTGATGACCTAGAAG
- the TPM1 gene encoding tropomyosin alpha-1 chain isoform X23 — protein MDAIKKKMQMLKLDKENALDRAEQAEADKKAAEERSKQLEDDIVQLEKQLHVTEDARDQVLEELHKSEDSLLSAEEKAAKLEDELLALQKKLKGTEDELDKYSESLKDAQEKLELADKKATDAESDVASLNRRIQLVEEELDRAQERLATALQKLEEAEKAADESERGMKVIENRAQKDEEKMEIQEIQLKEAKHIAEEADRKYEEVARKLVIIESDLERAEERAELSESKCAELEEELKTVTNNLKSLEAQAEKYSQKEDKYEEEIKVLTDKLKEAETRAEFAERSVTKLEKSIDDLEEKVAHAKEENLSMHQMLDQTLLELNNM, from the exons ATGGATGCCATCAAGAAGAAGATGCAGATGCTGAAGCTGGACAAGGAGAACGCCTTGGACAGAGCCGAGCAAGCCGAAGCGGACAAGAAGGCAGCTGAGGAGAGAAGCAAGCAG TTAGAGGATGACATTGTGCAATTGGAAAAGCAATTGCATGTGACGGAGGATGCAAGGGACCAAGTGCTGGAAGAGCTACACAAGTCAGAGGATAGTCTCCTCTCCGCAGAGGAGAAAGCTGCCAAG CTGGAGGACGAGCTGTTGGCTCTACAAAAGAAGCTGAAGGGCACTGAGGATGAGCTGGACAAATACTCCGAGTCCCTTAAAGATGCACAGGAAAAGTTGGAACTGGCTGACAAAAAGGCCACAGAT GCTGAGAGCGATGTAGCTTCTCTGAACAGACGCATCCAGCTGGTTGAGGAAGAGTTGGATCGGGCTCAGGAGCGCTTGGCTACTGCCctgcagaagctggaggaggCTGAGAAGGCTGCAGATGAGAGTGAAAG AGGAATGAAGGTCATTGAAAATAGAGCCCAGAAGGATGAAGAGAAGATGGAAATCCAAGAGATCCAGCTTAAAGAAGCTAAGCACATTGCTGAAGAGGCTGACCGCAAGTATGAAGAG GTGGCTCGTAAGCTTGTGATCATTGAGAGTGACCTGGAGCGGGCTGAGGAGCGTGCTGAACTATCAGAAAG CAAATGTGCTGAGCTTGAAGAGGAGTTGAAAACTGTGACCAACAACCTGAAGTCGCTGGAGGCTCAGGCTGAGAAG TACTCgcagaaagaagacaaatatGAGGAGGAGATTAAAGTCCTGACTGACAAACTGAAGGAG GCTGAGACCCGTGCTGAGTTTGCTGAGAGGTCAGTAACCAAGCTGGAGAAGAGCATTGATGACCTAGAAG
- the TPM1 gene encoding tropomyosin alpha-1 chain isoform X7, whose amino-acid sequence MDAIKKKMQMLKLDKENALDRAEQAEADKKAAEERSKQLEDELLALQKKLKGTEDELDKYSESLKDAQEKLELADKKATDAESDVASLNRRIQLVEEELDRAQERLATALQKLEEAEKAADESERGMKVIENRAQKDEEKMEIQEIQLKEAKHIAEEADRKYEEVARKLVIIESDLERAEERAELSESQVRQLEEQLRIMDQTLKALMAAEDKYSQKEDKYEEEIKVLTDKLKEAETRAEFAERSVTKLEKSIDDLEEKVAHAKEENLSMHQMLDQTLLELNNM is encoded by the exons ATGGATGCCATCAAGAAGAAGATGCAGATGCTGAAGCTGGACAAGGAGAACGCCTTGGACAGAGCCGAGCAAGCCGAAGCGGACAAGAAGGCAGCTGAGGAGAGAAGCAAGCAG CTGGAGGACGAGCTGTTGGCTCTACAAAAGAAGCTGAAGGGCACTGAGGATGAGCTGGACAAATACTCCGAGTCCCTTAAAGATGCACAGGAAAAGTTGGAACTGGCTGACAAAAAGGCCACAGAT GCTGAGAGCGATGTAGCTTCTCTGAACAGACGCATCCAGCTGGTTGAGGAAGAGTTGGATCGGGCTCAGGAGCGCTTGGCTACTGCCctgcagaagctggaggaggCTGAGAAGGCTGCAGATGAGAGTGAAAG AGGAATGAAGGTCATTGAAAATAGAGCCCAGAAGGATGAAGAGAAGATGGAAATCCAAGAGATCCAGCTTAAAGAAGCTAAGCACATTGCTGAAGAGGCTGACCGCAAGTATGAAGAG GTGGCTCGTAAGCTTGTGATCATTGAGAGTGACCTGGAGCGGGCTGAGGAGCGTGCTGAACTATCAGAAAG CCAAGTCCGACAGCTGGAAGAACAGTTAAGAATAATGGATCAAACCTTGAAAGCATTAATGGCTGCAGAGGATAAG TACTCgcagaaagaagacaaatatGAGGAGGAGATTAAAGTCCTGACTGACAAACTGAAGGAG GCTGAGACCCGTGCTGAGTTTGCTGAGAGGTCAGTAACCAAGCTGGAGAAGAGCATTGATGACCTAGAAG
- the TPM1 gene encoding tropomyosin alpha-1 chain isoform X13: protein MDAIKKKMQMLKLDKENALDRAEQAEADKKAAEERSKQLEDELLALQKKLKGTEDELDKYSESLKDAQEKLELADKKATDAESDVASLNRRIQLVEEELDRAQERLATALQKLEEAEKAADESERGMKVIENRAQKDEEKMEIQEIQLKEAKHIAEEADRKYEEVARKLVIIESDLERAEERAELSESQVRQLEEQLRIMDQTLKALMAAEDKYSQKEDKYEEEIKVLTDKLKEAETRAEFAERSVTKLEKSIDDLEDELYAQKLKYKAISEELDHALNDMTSM, encoded by the exons ATGGATGCCATCAAGAAGAAGATGCAGATGCTGAAGCTGGACAAGGAGAACGCCTTGGACAGAGCCGAGCAAGCCGAAGCGGACAAGAAGGCAGCTGAGGAGAGAAGCAAGCAG CTGGAGGACGAGCTGTTGGCTCTACAAAAGAAGCTGAAGGGCACTGAGGATGAGCTGGACAAATACTCCGAGTCCCTTAAAGATGCACAGGAAAAGTTGGAACTGGCTGACAAAAAGGCCACAGAT GCTGAGAGCGATGTAGCTTCTCTGAACAGACGCATCCAGCTGGTTGAGGAAGAGTTGGATCGGGCTCAGGAGCGCTTGGCTACTGCCctgcagaagctggaggaggCTGAGAAGGCTGCAGATGAGAGTGAAAG AGGAATGAAGGTCATTGAAAATAGAGCCCAGAAGGATGAAGAGAAGATGGAAATCCAAGAGATCCAGCTTAAAGAAGCTAAGCACATTGCTGAAGAGGCTGACCGCAAGTATGAAGAG GTGGCTCGTAAGCTTGTGATCATTGAGAGTGACCTGGAGCGGGCTGAGGAGCGTGCTGAACTATCAGAAAG CCAAGTCCGACAGCTGGAAGAACAGTTAAGAATAATGGATCAAACCTTGAAAGCATTAATGGCTGCAGAGGATAAG TACTCgcagaaagaagacaaatatGAGGAGGAGATTAAAGTCCTGACTGACAAACTGAAGGAG GCTGAGACCCGTGCTGAGTTTGCTGAGAGGTCAGTAACCAAGCTGGAGAAGAGCATTGATGACCTAGAAG ATGAGCTATATGCTCAGAAACTGAAGTACAAAGCCATCAGTGAGGAGCTGGACCACGCTCTCAACGATATGACTTCCATGTAA
- the TPM1 gene encoding tropomyosin alpha-1 chain isoform X1, producing MDAIKKKMQMLKLDKENALDRAEQAEADKKAAEERSKQLEDELLALQKKLKGTEDELDKYSESLKDAQEKLELADKKATDAESDVASLNRRIQLVEEELDRAQERLATALQKLEEAEKAADESERGMKVIENRAQKDEEKMEIQEIQLKEAKHIAEEADRKYEEVARKLVIIESDLERAEERAELSESKCAELEEELKTVTNNLKSLEAQAEKYSQKEDKYEEEIKVLTDKLKEAETRAEFAERSVTKLEKSIDDLEDNFLCFTSAKTSSSGWIKHLSKLWMFHGFIVLSSSLVDSISLAPVSEHALFVLCCTETLHLSM from the exons ATGGATGCCATCAAGAAGAAGATGCAGATGCTGAAGCTGGACAAGGAGAACGCCTTGGACAGAGCCGAGCAAGCCGAAGCGGACAAGAAGGCAGCTGAGGAGAGAAGCAAGCAG CTGGAGGACGAGCTGTTGGCTCTACAAAAGAAGCTGAAGGGCACTGAGGATGAGCTGGACAAATACTCCGAGTCCCTTAAAGATGCACAGGAAAAGTTGGAACTGGCTGACAAAAAGGCCACAGAT GCTGAGAGCGATGTAGCTTCTCTGAACAGACGCATCCAGCTGGTTGAGGAAGAGTTGGATCGGGCTCAGGAGCGCTTGGCTACTGCCctgcagaagctggaggaggCTGAGAAGGCTGCAGATGAGAGTGAAAG AGGAATGAAGGTCATTGAAAATAGAGCCCAGAAGGATGAAGAGAAGATGGAAATCCAAGAGATCCAGCTTAAAGAAGCTAAGCACATTGCTGAAGAGGCTGACCGCAAGTATGAAGAG GTGGCTCGTAAGCTTGTGATCATTGAGAGTGACCTGGAGCGGGCTGAGGAGCGTGCTGAACTATCAGAAAG CAAATGTGCTGAGCTTGAAGAGGAGTTGAAAACTGTGACCAACAACCTGAAGTCGCTGGAGGCTCAGGCTGAGAAG TACTCgcagaaagaagacaaatatGAGGAGGAGATTAAAGTCCTGACTGACAAACTGAAGGAG GCTGAGACCCGTGCTGAGTTTGCTGAGAGGTCAGTAACCAAGCTGGAGAAGAGCATTGATGACCTAGAAG ataattttctttgcttcacttCTGCAAAGACATCTTCATCGGGTTGGATAAAACATCTTTCCAAGCTTTGGATGTTTCATGGGTTCATTGTCCTGTCTTCTAGCTTAGTTGACTCTATTTCTCTAGCACCTGTCTCAGAACATGCTCTGTTTGTGCTCTGCTGTACAGAAACTCTACATCTCtcaatgtaa